In one Lolium rigidum isolate FL_2022 chromosome 3, APGP_CSIRO_Lrig_0.1, whole genome shotgun sequence genomic region, the following are encoded:
- the LOC124695664 gene encoding uncharacterized protein LOC124695664 gives MEAWRIGRRRLARYVDAERNNTAPQAARCGGTAGAAGRRWGSRRAAGVLGRLNRLGLEVSGLGRRRRQRKAARRASASTIHWAPDERTRAPRAPLARAARCRLRRFQRASRTSILPPQLLHLVPVVHTSGISYLRPASSALLHPRICYLVGLYAKGPPKDGIWFHVHGSSADGDAAASSVARETAVSFSPPPQRAPPRPSNVPTKRKERVADLGDDDDDDDFVDVPPRPTVSSSKATRVAVRKGKKSKSSNAEPKHSEGVQNPSKRKIPNYRSAPNKVFEAIKSLKDPQKLKIRDYPFGPLLDLKLRGLENTKLLVFLMDRLDPDTLILDIGNGKPLKITRHSIQCVLGLPNRGERIVAPDKHKQKEALSNLKKKLGIEAGADIKVQDLITWLQKGDTDPFSVRCFIMILLGKLLVPGTSDFITGKEAALTEDMASLHSVDWASFIFDEIAVAAKLWRSKKSCTNPSMHGCLMFLLVYYLDNLRGEHSTDPQLTPRIAHITKQQVLDLIEEDKQVVNGVETFGALPLRSQQGTCYMENTSSSTSDTPETQQADIPSASHSFPSAFFPSMHHHLACCFDGLPTEKQLAAKDALRRCDEDVAKLMLQIRSTQMMAIQKIRHMFLDGQSHSRPPPPPDCRGTANADTAPSPIRPTHTAPSMEAPQQRQPPSSHVADDPNVLLHVGRNTEADTDFTDAISFTQIVAGNGFDKLSSSQQAAFIDGFFGDSVAQSPHDSPHEFPYDSPHEVLTNGVCKTCYEEDDMCESDEDMPSDAGDADTLTADEATGEPINNIISSFTGDTVLHMDPGSGVCPQADAGAAGQMASPRTPHTFRYRAIGTDLPIMQYLGFMDLNFSTSTYAEHAEYKTILGIDRLHHVPTDLEIA, from the exons ATGGAGGCGTGGAGGATAGGGAGGAGGCGTCTCGCTCGGTATGTGGATGCTGAGAGAAACAACACGGCGCCACAGGCCGCTCGATGCGGGGGGACTgcgggcgccgccggccgccg CTGGGGATCGCGGCGAGCGGCGGGTGTCCTCGGCCGCCTGAATCGATTGGGGCTGGAGGTTTCTGGACTCGGGCGGCGACGTCGTCAGCGGAAGGCGGCCAGACGGGCGTCGGCTTCCACAATTCACTGGGCGCCGGACGAGCGAACGCGAGCGCCGCGAGCGCCTCTGGCCCGAGCCGCCCGCTGTCGTCTGCGGCGGTTCCAGCGCGCCTCGCGAACAAGTATACTTCCGCCGCAGCTCCTACATCTGGTGCCAGTCGTCCACACATCAGGCATCAGCTACTtgcgtccggcgagctccgcattACTTCATCCACGCATCTGCTATTTGGTGGGATTATACGCCAAG GGTCCGCCGAAGGACGGTATTTGGTTCCATGTTCATGGTTCTTCTGCTGATGGTGACGCTGCAGCGTCATCTGTTGCTCGTGAGACTGCAGTCTCTTTCTCCCCGCCTCCTCAGCGAGCTCCTCCAAGGCCATCAAATGTTCCTACAAAGAGAAAGGAGAGAGTAGCGGATTtgggggatgatgatgatgatgatgattttgttgatgttcCTCCAAGACCAACAGTGAGTTCCTCCAAGGCTACTAGAGTTGCTGTTCGGAAGGGCAAAAAGTCTAAATCATCAAATGCTGAACCAAAACATTCTGAG GGCGTTCAAAATCCTTCTAAGAGGAAAATTCCAAACTATAGGTCTGCACCTAACAAAGTTTTTGAAGCCATCAAAAGTCTGAAGGATCCACAGAAATTAAAGATCAGAGATTATCCCTTTGGGCCTTTACTAGATCTGAAGCTGAGAGGACTTGAGAACACCAAATTATTGGTGTTCCTGATGGATCGATTGGATCCTGATACACTTATCTTGGATATTGGCAATGGCAAACCCCTGAAGATTACTAGGCATTCTATCCAATGTGTCCTTGGTTTGCCAAATAGGGGTGAACGTATAGTTGCTCCTGATAAACATAAGCAAAAAGAGGCATTGTCCAACCTGAAGAAGAAACTTGGAATTGAAGCTGGTGCTGACATCAAAGTGCAAGACTTGATTACCTGGCTCCAAAAAGGAGACACTGATCCATTCTCAGTCAGGTGTTTTATCATGATTCTCTTAGGCAAGCTCCTTGTTCCAGGGACGTCTGACTTTATCACTGGAAAGGAGGCTGCATTGACAGAGGATATGGCATCGTTGCACTCGGTAGATTGGGCTAGTTTCATTTTCGATGAAATTGCAGTCGCTGCTAAATTATGGCGCTCGAAGAAATCTTGCACCAACCCCTCCATGCACGGATGCCTTATGTTTCTGCTG GTTTACTATTTGGATAACTTGCGGGGAGAACATTCTACCGATCCACAACTTACACCACGTATTGCTCATATTACAAAGCAACAAGTGTTGGATCTCATCGAGGAAGATAAGCAAGTGGTTAATGGGGTTGAGACGTTTGGTGCGCTACCG TTGAGGAGCCAGCAGGGCACTTGCTACATGGAAAacacatcctcttcaacctctgaCACTCCTGAAACCCAGCAGGCTGATATCCCTTCAGCATCTCATTCGTTTCCTTCTGCATTTTTTCCTAGCATGCACCATCATCTTGCTTGTTGTTTTGATGGTTTACCTACGGAGAAGCAGCTTGCAGCAAAGGATGCGTTGCGGAGGTGCGACGAGGATGTCGCAAAGCTGATGTTGCAAATACGGTCTACTCAGATGATGGCAATCCAAAAAATAAGGCACATGTTTCTCGATGGACAGTCACATTCaagacctccaccaccaccagattGTAGGGGCACCGCAAATGCTGATACCGCTCCGTCGCCGATCCGACCTACCCATACAGCTCCAAGCATGGAAGCACCTCAACAGCGCCAACCCCCCTCATCCCATGTTGCTGATGACCCTAACGTTTTGCTCCACGTGGGGCGCAACACTGAAGCCGATACTGACTTCACAGACGCAATCTCGTTCACTCAGATAGTTGCGGGTAATGGGTTCGACAAGTTATCAAGTTCTCAACAAG CTGCTTTCATCGACGGTTTTTTTGGTGATTCAGTTGCTCAGTCTCCCCACGATTCTCCTCACGAGTTTCCCTACGATTCTCCTCACGAAGTTCTTACAAATGGTGTCTGTAAAACATGCTATGAAGAAG ATGACATGTGTGAATCTGATGAAGATATGCCTAGTGACGCTGGGGATGCAGATACATTAACTGCGGATGAAG CTACCGGTGAGCCCATCAACAACATAATTTCAAGCTTTACTGGAGATACAGTTTTACATATGGACCCTGGATCTGGTGTCTGTCCACAAGCTGATGCAGGTGCAGCAGGGCAGATGGCCAGCCCTAGGACGCCTCATACTTTTCGCTATAGGGCTATCGGTACCGATTTACCAATCATGCAGTACTTAGGATTTATGGATTTAAATTTCTCTACAAGCACCTACGCCGAG CATGCTGAGTACAAAACAATTCTTGGAATAGATAGGTTGCACCATGTGCCTACAGACTTGGAAATTGCATAA